Part of the Thermomicrobiales bacterium genome, CGCAGCCTCCGGGTGCGTGTCCAGGAAGCCGAGACAGCGCGGCAGCGTCGTCGGCTCGACTTCGACATCGCTATTAAGCAGCAGCACGAACGTATCGTCGCGATCGACCTGCGCTGAGACAGTCGCCAGGATGTCGCGCAGCGCGAGGTTGTTGCCGCCGGCGAAGCCGAGGTTGCGCGGTGAGGCGATCAGCATCGCGTCCGGGCAGCTCGCGCGCAAGCGCTCGATGCTGTCGTCTCCCGAGCCGTTGTCGACGATGTAGACGATCAGGTCGCGGTCGTCCAGCAGGCTCGCGCGCAGATGCCTGACTGCCGCTGCCGTGAGATCCGGCGTGCGGTAGTTGACGATGACGGCGTAGACAGGCCCGCGCCGTCCGGCGGCGTCAGGCGGCAGCGGCGTGACGCCGGATGGCTCTGATGGCACGGGAACCAACGACCAACGCTTCGGGAGCGAGGACGGACGGATTCGAGCGGCGTGGACGCGACGGATCGAGCAAGCGCCGGGCGTACCAGCGTCCGAACAGACCGAGGGTGAGCATCGCTGTGGCGACCGGCGGTCGGGGCACTTCGATGATCCGGCGCGGCAGGAAGAGTGGCGCGCCACCTGTTGCCAGATCGCGCAGCAGGTGCGAGCCGAGACCCAGGGCCAGCGCCAGACCGCTCTGCGTGCCCGGCCAGAGGCGCTCGGCCGTGTAGGACACGATGCCGACGGTCAGCAGCGAGTGCGACGCCGGTCGCTCCGGCATCGACATGCTGGGAATGAGCTTCATCGAGCGCGCGGCGATGAGGTGGTCCAGATCGATAGCGACGGCACTCAGGGCTGCGAAGGCCGCCAGACGAGCCTTGTGCTCGACGAACGGCATGGCCGGTATCGAGACGGCCAGCGCCGTGGCGATGTGGGCGGCCCCATCGGAGAGCGCTTCGCAGTGCTTCATCTCGCGGCGCTTGAACACTTCGCAGAGTTGATCGAACGCGATCGCCAGCAGACCGAAGCCGACGGCCGCAGCGATGCCGGTCGACGTCTTCGTGAGCGTCCGGGATGCCTTACCTGGTGCGACTGGTGTAACGATTCGGAGGTGACGAGTCTTTGTATGCATAATGCTGAAGTGTACTGCGAGCGCGCGAACGTATCGAGTCGCGTGGTATTGGAAGGGCGAACGCTGGTTGGGCGGGTGCAACGCGGCCTCAGCTGCTTCACAGATTCGCGATGGCGACCGCCTTGGAAGACAAGTCTTGCACGATGGGAGAGTGGGTTCGGCAGCCTTGTCGCGAACTGAAGTACCGTCCTAAATGAGTGTCATGTGATAAATCCGTAACGTACCAAACGCCGAAATTGTCTGTCTCGGGACTTCCAAAGTTTGCTTCAGCAGGGTATAACGGATATGGGCCCTGCCTGTCACACGGATGATGTGGCTCACAGACGCGCTGCAGATTGTCCCGACGGGCCAGGGAGAGCCCCGACCGCTGTATATCGGGGCGTGGACGCAATGGCCGCGTCCAGGTGAGGCAGTTGTTTCATGAAAAGTGAGGAACCCACATGGCGCAACGACCAGGAGTCCAGCGTCAGCGGATCGGTCCCGCGATCCGACGAATGCGCCGGATGAAGGGGCTGACGCTCGATGAGCTGGCATCGCAGGCCGGCATTTCCGCATCACACCTGAGCCGGCTGGAACGTGGACAGACGTTGCCAAGCTTCCAGGTTCTATCTGATATCGCTCATGTTCTTGGTGCGGACGTTGATGATTTTGTTCGCCTTGAATCTGAAGTCACTACACTCGACGCAGAGTTTCAGGACATGCTCGATGCTCGCGGTTTCCCCGAAGACCTGCAGCTGGAGCTTCTCTCAACGTCGATTGAGCTCCGCCAGGCGCTGTTTGCGCTGTTCCGTGATCTTGGTGCAACAACGCGCCGTCGATCGCGTATCACCGGACGCTCGACCGCTGCTTCAACGCCGAAGACGACGTCCTGACTGCGAGTCGCCACGCATAGATCCACACACGACACCCCGATTGCCGACGATGGCACGGGGTGTCGTGGTTTTCCCGAGCGTCTTCTGAATGTCGGATATACTCGCCGAATACGGCCTCGTTGGCAGTTGCCAACCTGCGTCGATTGAATGCATGTTTGCGCGCCGCTGGAAGGGTGTTCTCGATGGATAACCGCTGGGACGAACGCTGGTCACGACGGGGCAAGATCGCCTCAAGCATGAGCCGACCATCGCGGACGTCGCCGAAGGAAATGATCTCGTTTGTTTACGGCGATCCGGACGTCGATTCACTGCCGCTGGATGAGATGGCCGAAGCCGCCGAGTTCCTCGCCGAGAGCAACCGCCGCGATAGCCTCGCCTACGCCAATCCGGTCGGGCCGGACGGACTGGCAGCCGCGATGGCCGAAAAGCTGAAGCGCGATTACGACGTCGACGTGACGCCCGATCAGATTCTGCTGTCCTCAGGGGCATCGAGCGGTCTGGGCCTTGTCGTCGACATGGTCGTCGATCCGGGCGACGTTGTCCTGGCTGATGCGCCGGCCTGGATGGGCGCGACCGGCATGTTCAAGCTGGCGGGCGCTGAGGTGATCGGCATCGACGTCGACGAGGACGGCATCGACCCGGCCAAAGTCGAGGCGGCGCTGGATTCGCTGGCTGCCGAGGGCAAGCATCCGAAGTTCCTCTACACGATCCCGACCTTCCAGAATCCTGCTGGTGTCGAGCTGTCGGTCGAGCGCCGTCACGCGCTGGCGAAGATCGCCGATGAGCGCGGTTTGCTGATTCTGGAGGACGACGCCTACATCGACCTGCGCTTCGAGGGTGAGAAGAAGCCGACGATGTTCAGCCTGGCCAAGCCCGGCTCGGTGCTGCTGTTCGGCACGCTGTCGAAGACGATCGCTGCCGGCCTGCGCCTCGGCTGGTGCGCCGGCCCGGCCGACGTGATCGCCGT contains:
- a CDS encoding helix-turn-helix domain-containing protein is translated as MAQRPGVQRQRIGPAIRRMRRMKGLTLDELASQAGISASHLSRLERGQTLPSFQVLSDIAHVLGADVDDFVRLESEVTTLDAEFQDMLDARGFPEDLQLELLSTSIELRQALFALFRDLGATTRRRSRITGRSTAASTPKTTS
- a CDS encoding metal-dependent hydrolase, with product MHTKTRHLRIVTPVAPGKASRTLTKTSTGIAAAVGFGLLAIAFDQLCEVFKRREMKHCEALSDGAAHIATALAVSIPAMPFVEHKARLAAFAALSAVAIDLDHLIAARSMKLIPSMSMPERPASHSLLTVGIVSYTAERLWPGTQSGLALALGLGSHLLRDLATGGAPLFLPRRIIEVPRPPVATAMLTLGLFGRWYARRLLDPSRPRRSNPSVLAPEALVVGSRAIRAIRRHAAAA
- a CDS encoding PLP-dependent aminotransferase family protein, which translates into the protein MDNRWDERWSRRGKIASSMSRPSRTSPKEMISFVYGDPDVDSLPLDEMAEAAEFLAESNRRDSLAYANPVGPDGLAAAMAEKLKRDYDVDVTPDQILLSSGASSGLGLVVDMVVDPGDVVLADAPAWMGATGMFKLAGAEVIGIDVDEDGIDPAKVEAALDSLAAEGKHPKFLYTIPTFQNPAGVELSVERRHALAKIADERGLLILEDDAYIDLRFEGEKKPTMFSLAKPGSVLLFGTLSKTIAAGLRLGWCAGPADVIAVLSRGRNDTLRNTYTAALAEWYVSTGRHAEHIARLQQIYRSKCEHMLAALEREMPEGVSWTRPKGGFFLWVTLPEGVDAVDLQPVAQKEFVDYIPGPSFYSDGSGRRSMRLSFSAVTPDQIDTGIARLASVIRAAIPAEATTD